A window of Gammaproteobacteria bacterium contains these coding sequences:
- a CDS encoding TRAP transporter large permease: MESILLLVVLVVLILMGAPVGFTLILIPVVYILITDAAPLILIPSQMFSAIDAVPLTAIPFFMLTGELMTSATITDRLVTLSQRLIGRMRGSMAQANVLVSMFFAGMNGSVVADTATVGSLLMPAMKKAGYPAAFAAGITAVSSTIGGIIPPSIMMIVLANAGGISVGALFAGGIIPGIMIGGLLMVINYFLAVKNNYERSQEPFSWGAVYTAGKQASFALLIPIVLVGAVVGGIAGVVEAGALTATIALLVGLFVYRTITWDNCKGAFVRAFRNSALVFIIIAASGPFSWLLTSLGAIAELEEWLLSYAHNPFLFALVLVIFIYLLGMVMDSAANIIIVGPVIIDVMVKAGYPDVQAALVCVVGFLIGSVTPPLGVAYFTAAAIAKARLEKVALAMLPYLVALFFLLFLLVVIPDFTMWLPGIMGFTS; this comes from the coding sequence ATGGAAAGCATCTTACTTCTAGTTGTTCTCGTGGTGCTTATCTTAATGGGAGCGCCGGTTGGATTTACCCTGATCCTGATTCCTGTTGTCTATATTCTGATCACCGACGCGGCCCCGCTGATCCTGATCCCAAGTCAGATGTTCAGCGCAATTGACGCGGTACCGTTGACGGCCATTCCTTTTTTTATGCTGACTGGTGAACTAATGACCAGCGCGACGATTACCGATCGCCTGGTCACATTGAGCCAGCGCCTCATTGGACGTATGCGCGGAAGCATGGCGCAGGCCAATGTCCTGGTTAGCATGTTTTTCGCGGGTATGAACGGATCCGTGGTCGCCGATACCGCGACCGTCGGTTCGCTACTGATGCCGGCGATGAAGAAAGCGGGCTATCCAGCAGCATTTGCGGCTGGCATTACCGCGGTCAGCTCCACTATCGGCGGTATTATTCCGCCCAGTATCATGATGATCGTGCTTGCCAATGCCGGCGGTATATCGGTCGGGGCGCTGTTCGCCGGGGGAATTATTCCGGGGATCATGATCGGCGGATTGCTTATGGTGATTAACTATTTTCTCGCCGTTAAGAACAACTACGAGCGCAGCCAGGAACCCTTTAGCTGGGGGGCAGTTTACACGGCGGGAAAGCAGGCCTCGTTTGCGCTATTGATTCCGATAGTGTTGGTCGGCGCGGTCGTCGGTGGTATAGCCGGGGTGGTCGAGGCAGGTGCGTTGACAGCAACCATCGCATTGCTGGTCGGTCTGTTCGTCTACCGTACAATTACCTGGGATAATTGCAAAGGTGCCTTCGTTCGCGCCTTTCGCAACAGTGCCCTGGTGTTTATCATCATTGCGGCCTCGGGGCCATTCAGCTGGTTGCTGACATCGTTGGGTGCGATCGCTGAGCTCGAAGAATGGTTGTTGAGCTACGCCCACAATCCATTTCTTTTTGCACTGGTACTGGTCATCTTTATCTATCTGCTGGGCATGGTCATGGATTCCGCTGCGAACATTATTATTGTCGGGCCGGTGATCATAGATGTCATGGTCAAGGCGGGTTACCCGGACGTGCAGGCCGCGCTGGTTTGCGTCGTCGGATTCCTCATCGGATCTGTAACCCCACCGCTCGGTGTCGCCTATTTCACCGCGGCGGCAATCGCGAAGGCAAGGCTCGAAAAAGTCGCACTAGCGATGCTGCCCTATCTGGTCGCATTATTTTTCTTGCTGTTCCTGCTGGTCGTCATCCCCGATTTTACTATGTGGCTGCCGGGCATCATGGGCTTCACCAGCTAG